The nucleotide window NNNNNNNNNNNNNNNNNNNNNNNNNNNNNNNNNNNNNNNNNNNNNNNNNNNNNNNNNNNNNNNNNNNNNNNNNNNNNNNNNNNNNNNNNNNNNNNNNNNNNNNNNNNNNNNNNNNNNNNNNNNNNNNNNNNNNNNNNNNNNNNNNNNNNNNNNNNNNNNNNNNNNNNNNNNNNNNNNNNNNNNNNNNNNNNNNNNNNNNNNNNNNNNNNNNNNNNNNNNNNNNNNNNNNNNNNNNNNNNNNNNNNNNNNNNNNNNNNNNNNNNNNNNNNNNNNNNNNNNNNNNNNNNNNNNNNNNNNNNNNNNNNNNNNNNNNNNNNNNNNNNNNNNNNNNNNNNNNNNNNNNNNNNNNNNNNNNNNNNNNNNNNNNNNNNNNNNNNNNNNNNNNNNNNNNNNNNNNNNNNNNNNNNNNNNNNNNNNNNNNNNNNNNNNNNNNNNNNNNNNNNNNNNNNNNNNNNNNNNNNNNNNNNNNNNNNNNNNNNNNNNNNNNNNNNNNNNNNNNNNNNNNNNNNNNNNNNNNNNNNNNNNNNNNNNNNNNNNNNNNNNNNNNNNNNNNNNNNNNNNNNNNNNNNNNNNNNNNNNNNNNNNNNNNNNNNNNNNNNNNNNNNNNNNNNNNNNNNNNNNNNNNNNNNNNNNNNNNNNNNNNNNNNNNNNNNNNNNNNNNNNNNNNNNNNNNNNNNNNNNNNNNNNNNNNNNNNNNNNNNNNNNNNNNNNNNNNNNNNNNNNNNNNNNNNNNNNNNNNNNNNNNNNNNNNNNNNNNNNNNNNNNNNNNNNNNNNNNNNNNNNNNNNNNNNNNNNNNNNNNNNNNNNNNNNNgttaggtttttatttttctgagtgAGAAGGGGGTCAAGATATTTCTTTAGTTGACTATTGTAGCTTTTTcccattgttttccttttgttaCTGAAATAACTTTCTTTTGCCTTTGTGTTTTgtgtttcattttctaaatGCTACCAGAAAACCCATtcaaggtttatttttttttgtttgcattgttcagaattttttaataaaagaatgcttttagtaacttttttttttattcaaagtcGTTTTTGTTAATGTTGGATTTAACGTTCTTATCAACTAGATCGagtctacaaaattaaataaataaaaaatttaatggatACTTAAtcatttcactttattttattgtgtaatATGCTATTTAAAATATctgtaaaataatacaattttgatTATGCATCTGCAAATGTCCgattcatataaaattttatgtacaTGATGATCACAATAGTTTCGCATGGTTTAATGGttgaattgataaaattttgtgaGGTAAAAGTTACTGGAAGTGGCATTCTACTATGTTTAACACCAGGTGtggtttgtgtttgtttatataatgatataaggacactttcaataacattttttgggaaatttatttcatttattaactTGCGTCTATTGGAGTttcatcaactttattttaacaGATAGGGTGTGATATGCCGTCCACAGTGTAAGTGAATCTTTACAAAATGGTAACGTGAGCATTAAGATTGTATACCATTTGATTAAATCACAATGATAACAATGCTTTTACTGGATGGAGTGCTGAAACCAAATTTTCTTCGTTATTTTTTCATTGTAATTTTGTATGGCATATCTTTCTGGCAGTCTGTCAAGTGAATTGTGGTTTATGATGGTTTTGTTCAATACAGTTCGTAAATTTGGAGTCTGATGTCTCCGCCTCTGTTGGTTACTGAAGATGAAGGGCAGAACAATGCCTCAATGGTAGCGTCTGCATCTTCACCAACCATGGAGTGTTTCACCCCACATGAGGCTAGATTGAAAGAACGCAATTACCTGGGATTGTCAGATTGCTCTTCGGTGGACAGTTCTACTGTCCCGAGTTTGTCTGGTGAGAAAAAGAACCTGAATTTGAAGGCTACTGAGTTGAGGCTGGGCCTTCCTGGATCCCAGTCACCTGAAAGGGATCCAGATATTTTCCCATTGACCTCAGCAAAACTTGACGAGAAACCACTGTTCCCTTTGCTTCCTACAAAGGATGGAATCTTCACATTATCCCAGAAAACTGTGGTCTCCGGCAACAAAAGAGGTTTCGCTGACACGATGAACACTGAGGTGaaaagtgtttcttttaacaaaggttaaataaatgtttaatactACTTCTGAGTCTGATTCTTCACAATCTCTGTTGTTTGGGGAAGTTTCCTGGAAATGCAGGGATAAACATGATGCTATCACCTAAACCTTCTGGGATTCAATCAACCATAGTGAAAGAAGTATCCAGCAAGGTTTTACAGGAACGTCCTGCTGCAGAAAATGGAACTGGTCTTAACCATACAGGAGCTTCTATCAGTGGCAGTGCACCTGCTTCCAAGTAAGGGAAACTTGCTAGATCAATGATCTATACTCTTCAGGAGGATCTTGAAGTTGGAGGAAAGACCTCAAGGTGTATTCCATACATTTCTAATTTTGCTAATTAGTTCATATCTCTATATCTGTGATAGGGCACAAGTTGTTGGTTGGCCTCCTATAAGGTCATTTAGGAAAAACTCATTGGCCACCACTTCAAAGAACAATGATGAAGTAGATGGAAAACCATGTCCAGCCGCACTCTTTGTGAAGGTCAGCATGGATGGTGCTCCCTATCTGAGGAAAGTAGATCTAAGAAATTATACAACATACCAGGAACTGTCTTCTGCCCTTGAGAAGATGTTCAGCTGTTTCACTCTAGGTGATATGTTAGAGACGTTACAGCAATGATTTGTTTAAGCCAGTCATTTACTGCAAATTATTCTTGTTTAAGCAAGTATCTTTTGAATGACTTTATCATTTATGACATGTGTATAATACCAGGTCAATGTGGTTCCCATGGAGTCCCAGGAAGAGAAATCTTGAGTGAGAGCAAGCTGAAGGACCTCCTGCATGGTTCGGAATATGTACTTACTTATGAAGATAAAGATGGTGACTGGATGCTTGTTGGAGATGTACCATGGGAGTAAGTTTCTGAACCTTTTTGTGGCTCTAACAATCTCTGCATTTTCAACTTCTCGTTGTATTGTTTTGATAATTATGGGAGATATGCCCTGGTAGTAAGTTTCTGAACCTTGTCTGAGCTATAACAATCTTTGTGTTTTCAACTTATAAACTATACTTGTTTCTATAATAATCGGGCTAGATGCTTTGGCAAATTTATGAAGTGATGAATTATTCTTCAATCAGGGGTATGTGCAATATGTTGCCAACAACTCCAATTGTTTAGAAATTTTCCATATGTTCATAAGATACTGTAACACATATcatatgttcattttttttctcatgtttttctttaattgcaaTTGATAACTTTTGTGGTGTTttcattaaacttaattatCTAGATTGATTTATAGTTGATTGACACTAActgtaaaaatattttcattgaaaGTGGATCAAATTTAACCTCTTCCTATAAAAGTTTGACTTCATTCTAAAATGACTGTTTTCTTTCTATTATGGAACTCGTGTTCCGTTTTTAAATGTTCCtcaatttttaagaatttgggGCAGCGGTCATTATATTCAGTGGAGAACACATAGCTTTGAAGCTTAATGTATGTTTCGTGGTTCCATACTAAGAACTCGGTCACGGTTAGGATTTTCGGGTATTGCCACTCGGTTATGCTTCTTATTCGAATTTGCTAATATTCACTTTCGTACTGGTATCAAGTCTAGCAAACTAGTTCTATTTGTACCAAGAATTTGTCAATTGTAAGAATGATGGAATCAAATCAGTTAATTGTTGTTTCACTTCACTCTAGCTTTTATCCTATGGTTAACtgcaatttttcttttgtttacaGTATGTTCATTGACACATGCAAAAGGCTTAAAATCATGAAGGGTTCTGATGCCATTGGCTTAGGTATGTATTCTGGGTGAGATAATTCCTTTTGATAGACTCGGGGCTTCTGTTTTAAATCAAAGGGTACGCAGAGCTAATAGCCGGTCGTAGATAATGATTATAATACTGGATTTTGCTATTTTCAGACAGTGccaatttatatgtttatacaCTAAATGAAAAAGGGTTTAATTCAAGGATAAGCTGGATTGAGTTCGCATGAAAACATGTATAAAACAAGGAATCCGTGATTGAAAGTACATTAGTTTATATATCCAATTGACGACCATGGTTGCCTACAGTCTGTTGCTTCCTTGTAAATTGCAACTCGATGAAAAAACCAGCTTCTGTGTTCAAGCATGCTTAAGTGGCCTTTCTTTTCATTGCAGCTCCAAGGGCCATGGAAAAATCCAGGAGCAGGAGCTAGTCGTTATTGGAAGTGTTGACTGCGTTTTGTCTACTTTACTGAAAGTTGCTGGATATGAGAAAGATGTGAAAAGAAAACTATGGTATAAACGACCGAATGCCGGTTTTGATGTTTAACTGTTATTAAAgatgtttattattaaaagtccCAGAATAGTGTCTTGGTCTTTTGTTTGTGTTACATTTGTTTCAATATAATACCTTGTGAAGCTACCTTGAATATTAGTAATTGTGGAGTCTGTAATCTTTATAGGAACCGTTTGTTTGGATAAGCTGAATGTATGTTATAATCAATGTATTGTTGTTTTTCTATGATTTACTATTCcatagtttttctttctcttgaaGGGCATATTTTCATGCCTACCTCATTCAATCAAATGATTCCTTGGGGACACCCCAGTTTCGCTTCAGCCTATTCTGGTTAAAGATAACTTatgaaattgaatgaattttattgTGACTTTTACTTAttggtatatttttttaacaaatttcaataTTAGTTATTGTGTTAGCGCTGTCCTTACCCATGGATGGACATGCATAGGAACACTTTACAGGTATACCAGAATTGAGCTACTCTTAGTGGTGAGACGAATTAATATAAGACTCACTTTTTGtagtttctatttttctttaagtGACATTTGTGTTTCAAACGAACTTGTTTTATGGGCAAGTTTTTGGGTAGAAGTTTTCTTAAAAGGTTTGGTTAGTTCTCTCTAATTTGTTTTGagagaaattcaaaaataaattagactTAGTTAAGATAAGAGATTTGACActacttttaataaaagaaaaatttaaggtGAGTTTATACATTGTTTTGTGGTGTTTAACTCTTTTTAATCACCGTGAGACTAAGatttatttgaacttttaacaattttctttaatagtgagttttttttttcttatttttttatattgatatattttcttttgagttGAAACATTCTCAATCACAAGTACTTTAGtagtcatatttttttctttttattatatctttacCAATGATCATATATAGACTTCTTTATTCATATTGTATCTTCTTTGAGTTGATCATTATAATAAATCTTTGTTTTGGTAACAATGATTGGTATTTTGagcataaatttattaaaaaaaattaaaaaaaagaccCGAGTTAAACAAAAGATATTATATCACCttcaatcaataaatttataaatcttcATATTTATCATCAAGAACTTAAACTTATactaattttcaataataaatatctatattttGATAGATttatgaattgatttatattcaTCAAATTGCTCCATGTGTATATGAAATCCTTTTCATtggaaaaaaagttttatgtccCTCATATtagtttttcatatatatatatattgttaaataagGAGATATGACAACTAACTAATACAATTGAAAAGCAATACAATAATGCcatgcatttaatatttaaaaaaataaaattattttttcaaggttttagaatatattgacttttgttttgattttattattctttttttttctgtggtcctgctattttaaaaatacttgaGTTTTGTCCTTGTAATACTTGATTTACAATAAGTGATGATGTTTAGGGTAGAATGTCATGTCATTGACTTATGATAATTCTCACATGTTATGTTAAGGGGTCGTatctaaaaatgtaaattaatgcATGATGAAAGTAAAACTATGTTATATTTATGAAACCAAAAATATTTAGAGTGAAGCATGCATCTTAGTAAGGTCTAATAATGTACACTAGCCTCTTAGGGGAGCTTCTGGTGAGAAGTTAAAGTCAAAAGCTTTGAGGTTTTTTTCCGTTCAAAGGGTCAAACTTCTAATTTAGGAGTAACCAAAtgtagaaaacattaaaaaaaaatgtttcagatACAGCTATAGGAATGCTATGTTTTAATGATGATCTAggattaaaaagattaaaatggaacattatttattaaaaagatgaaattatgGTATTGGTGAGGGGGGAGTTTGGATCAAgaataaataagattattatgttaattatataatgGATTAGCGACAACAGGTGTTTGGCTTTATCGCCGCTgtctactttttttatttatttatttaatttttaattaatatttatgataaaagatgGGTTCATTTaatttgtgtgtgttgtgtgcAGTATGCACACTCCAAAGCTTTTGTTGCTTTGTGCTTAATGGAAGGGCCTTGagcttttttctttctctgtctCTCCTTTCTTTAGGTTTCACTCTCAACACACTCTCCCTCTTTCTCTCCCACAATCTCTCTTCTTCACTCTCCCAATCTCCATTTCCACAGGTGCGTCTGTCTCTGCTTCACTTTTCTATTCTATTtgtcttttctctcttttaatttccatttttaatgtctttctttcctctttctCATAGAATGTGTGTACTTACTGTTTTTCTTTAtgtctatatttttattttatttttttcaatttctcaaaTGTTCGTTCACAGCACTCCATGCCTGCCTCTGGGTTtgattgcttttttttttttgggaaaaaaatgaaattgttttggAAGGTTTTGGTGAGGCTGTGGATCTGATTTAACtgataaactttttctttctttctttgtatatttttattttcaatttctctgctattcatttttctccttttttttgtgtttttaactCTGATAAAAGTTTGAGCACTGCAGCATGTATGAATAAAAGtctcagaaaaaataaaatgaaaaaaaggtgGAAAATGATTGTTTGACTACGGACTTAGTGTACAATTTTTCGtttttttggttttcatttaTTGAAGAGTTCGTCGCTATTAAATGATACTCAGATTATCAATATGCTTTGTTCGATTATTTTTCgtgggttttatttttcaacgaaaatatgaaaaattttttggctttttctttttcccttgtGATGCAGCTTCTGTAATGGATGGGTNtatatatatatatatatatatatatatatatatatatatatatatatatatatatatatatatatatatatatatatatatatataaataaatgctTCCCAAACTAACagaaaatcaaacatgcaatgttatgtttaattttgatggtttatattaacaaatattcTAAAACAATAGTCATTAAGAAGCTTCCATCTTCTAGGTAATCAATAAGTAAGGTATATCAATGTCTGTTCTTAAGTCAATTTATttcacatatgcatgttattactaaaataatctatctataaaagaataatatcaaTCACACATTATGTTTTTATAGAAAAGTGGTATTATTAATTGGTAATATAAGAATATTATATTcttaagaagagaaaaaagaaaaaataaataaagtaatgaTAGAAAAAGAATATAGTAAGAAAGGAGAATAAGGTCCCTTGTGGGGTCACCACCCGGCAAAGGCACTTCTATTCCTACTTTGTTGTCCCCCAACAAACATCCACTTcactgttttttctttctttttttctctctttgacCCAATCCCAAACCTTTTTATTGTCTTTCCCTTCTTACCTCCTTCATTTAATAATCTCTTCGTATGATAACActtatttcttctattttattttagaaacatTCATTCaaccttaaataaaaaaattcttacaattaaaaagtaaagttttaaatgtaaaaaataaaaacattcaatTATTTACGAAAAGCATATTACCACTAAAGAACAACCAAGCTGCtgatcataataaaaaaaaatcaaattatactgTAAGTTGACCCAAGCAGCCAATACTCAACAagttttaaatctaattcataTGTGACAAAATTATACGTTCACattaaaaaacacataaaaaaaatatttattttatttacattttgaaataaactaaatttaattatatatatatatatatatatatatatatattaaaatatgcaCGTATGTgcatatgtatatttatttattcttatattaaaatgatactTTTTTTCCACAAAACATGACTTGATACAAGATTATTTATAATTCAGTaatgttataattgtttatgatattttttatataataattaaatagtctgtttttttttttgtctaaaagatatcttaattttaatatttttagttttatagtttttctatttaattttcagttaatatgatatttaaaaaacaatagagGAAGGAAGTATcactttgtaaaaaaaaaaagaatgtgcattatttttttacaatataaacAATACAAGTTTTACTCATTAGAAACATGATCtacaacaataaatatatattttctttattttactattattttattacaacataaacaatacatattttacttattacaacttttacaatttattttatatattttctttatttttcttatatatatatatatatatatatatatatgtattttttattttcattaaacaattttaaaacttCTCTCagttttacatttaattattcatagtttttctgtattttcttaAATGCTTATAAGAAGATAGAAGGATAATGGTAAAGATAGATTTTTGGAAGtatgagaattaaaaaaaaataaaaaaagaagatctgaaatggttgatattgtaTGTACAGGTATGTGTAAAGTGGTGAGAAGAGATGGTAAATATGGTTTGGAGAGTGGTTGAATTAATTAGAGGAGTCACGGGCAGGTATGATTTGTTGCTAAAGAGAGGCAGTGATGAGTGATTACTGTGTTTTTTTGTCGTGTGTGTTGGTTGTTTGAGGGTGAAGTAGTGAAAGAAGAATCCTTTGGAAATATTTGTTGTGAGGGAATAATTATAGTCACTCGAGTGTTACTGAATTCAATTATACAGTTTTCTTTCACTGCCCAATTGGCATGGTTGACTCTGTTGAGggttatgttatgttatgttatggTTGCAGGCAGGGCCAAGATTGTGCTTTTGCTTCCTCCACACACTGCAGTAATCATTTCATGTCAGTAAATCACTCTCTTATGTCTTctcctctttcttctcttcaacaCTATTTCCCTCCAAATTCATCCCATCTCAAATATTTACCCATGCCAATGCTTTCTGTTGCTAAATAAATACTAcactcttcatcatcatcatcatcatatttcTTTCTCATGTAATATTACTACGTACACAACTGTTAATCATGATGACTGATCATGCTTCTTCCAATAAGGGCCTTCGCCATTACCCTCCAAAGATTGCACTGTAACTTCACTGCTCAAATATTTTCAACTCATACTTTACatgataaattaaatgtttGTAATCTGATCTTGATGGAGACTACTCAAATTCATTTCACTGTTCAtcctttcaatatttttcttttgcatctGTTCATTTTAACACCACTCCAACCAAATTACTCAActttcatacaaaaataaataattttttttttttcttgtcaattgaaaGTTGACCCAGAAGGACAAAAATGGTATTGCAAATTTTGAATCCAAACAAGAGACTGTCTAGCAAGTGTGTGATCAAGTAATATTGATGAAtgggttaaaaatatttagtttttttacatcaaattaaaatttattttttttaaattttagttttaaaaataaatataaatttattattttaaatttattattttaaatttatttttatattttaaattaatatttgaattttttattttatttaatacgttataattttaaatatcaacttaaaacaagtttaatatataaaaagttaatgtaattaaaagaaatattaaaaataaaatttattcgaGATGGTTACAAAATTCATGTTGGACTTCGTCATATTtaagtcataattaattaagaaattaatggttaattaattaattaatcaatggttatttaaagaaaatggaaGTGAGGATGTGATTATTGATAGCTCCTGAATCCGCGACAAGATAGTAATTTAATTCTGATTCTTTTGTCTGCATCCACAGTTCTTCACTCAATCCATTTGTTTCTCCCTCTTAATCAATCATAACTACACTCCAACGTGTTTTTTCCTCTTAAATATAGtttgtatgttgtttttgtCCTTTCacgttttatttaatttactcacttattttatagaaaattaattttactatttatatttttaaaataattcctaataattttttattatctttgatttaactttgttaatatttaaaaataattttttttatgttgtcagAAAAAGATCTTTTAAGCttctttaaaaatgtaaaagattaaattagacTTTTTTAACAGATAAATACCAAATTGATTAAAacgtaaaaattaaaagataatttgtaTAGTTTATTCATTGTAATGTTTAATGAATGTTGATTTTAgtttaacattttcctactTTGTTCTTTGTTTATTAACTTTCTATTACTACTCTTCTTtgtctttcaaaaataattgatattaaatgtttaaataagtgaaaaatatGAAACGAGGGAAATGAGTACAAATTAAGAAATgctatatgattttttttttaaatttggtaaaatgattcaaaaaggaatttttttttgtctcatttagttttctaaaaagtagaaaaacatgcaaatgaaaaataacttttctatattttccaggaaatataaattaaaacgatgttttaaaagttagaagtgaaactaaaatttatatgtttttttaagaaCCAATAAAACATTTACgtctcaatatttaattttcttccttttaaactattgatttttttttctaaataaactaatttgcaaaagtttttaaatttttattttcttacaattgTTGCTTTCGTGAAAAATAAATTCtgcttaagaaaaaaaaaataaaatcaaagtggCACAAAATAGCTTATTcattggtatatatatatatatatatattgttaaataagGAGATATGACAACTAACTAATACAATTGAAAAGCAATACAATAATGCcatgcatttaatatttaaaaaaaNNNNNNNNNNNNNNNNNNNNNNNNNNNNNNNNNNNNNNNNNNNNNNNNNNNNNNNNNNNNNNNNNNNNNNNNNNNNNNNNNNNNNNNNNNNNNNNNNNNNNNNNNNNNNNNNNNNNNNNNNNNNNNNNNNNNNNNNNNNNNNNNNNNNNNNNNNNNNNNNNNNNNNNNNNNNNNNNNNNNNNNNNNNNNNNNNNNNNNNNNNNNNNNNNNNNNNNNNNNNNNNNNNNNNNNNNNNNNNNNNNNNNNNNNNNNNNNNNNNNNNNNNNNNNNNNNNNNNNNNNNNNNNNNNNNNNNNNNNNNNNNNNNNNNNNNNNNNNNNNNNNNNNNNNNNNNNNNNNNNNNNNNNNNNNNNNNNNNNNNNNNNNNNNNNNNNNNNNNNNNNNNNNNNNNNNNNNNNNNNNNNNNNNNNNNNNNNNNNNNNNNNNNNNNNNNNNNNNNNNNNNNNNNNNNNNNNNNNNNNNNNNNNNNNNNNNNNNNNNNNNNNNNNNNNNNNNNNNNNNNNNNNNNNNNNNNNNNNNNNNNNNNNNNNNNNNNNNNNNNNNNNNNNNNNNNNNNNNNNNNNNNNNNNNNNNNNNNNNNNNNNNNNNNNNNNNNNNNNNNNNNNNNNNNNNNNNNNNNNNNNNNNNNNNNNNNNNNNNNNNNNNNNNNNNNNNNNNNNNNNNNNNNNNNNNNNNNNNNNNNNNNNNNNNNNNNNNNNNNNNNNNNNNNNNNNNNNNNNNNNNNNNNNNNNNNNNNNNNNNNNNNNNNNNNNNNNNNNNNNNNNNNNNNNNNNNNNNNNNNNNNNNNNNNNNNNNNNNNNNNNNNNNNNNNNNNNNNNNNNNNNNNNNNNNNNNNNNNNNNNNNNNNNNNNNNNNNNNNNNNNNNNNNNNNNNNNNNNNNNNNNNNNNNNNNNNNNNNNNNNNNNNNNNNNNNNNNNNNNNNNNNNNNNNNNNNNNNNNNNNNNNNNNNNNNNNNNNNNNNNNNNNNNNNNNNNNNNNNNNNNNNNNNNNNNNNNNNNNNNNNNNNNNNNNNNNNNNNNNNNNNNNNNNNNNNNNNNNNNNNNNNNNNNNNNNNNNNNNNNNNNNNNNNNNNNNNNNNNNNNNNNNNNNNNNNNNNNNNNNNNNNNNNNNNNNNNNNNNNNNNNNNNNNNNNNNNNNNNNNNNNNNNNNNNNNNNNNNNNNNNNNNNNNNNNNNNNNNNNNNNNNNNNNNNNNNNNNNNNNNNNNNNNNNNNNNNNNNNNNNNNNNNNNNNNNNNNNNNNNNNNNNNNNNNNNNNNNNNNNNNNNNNNNNNNNNNNNNNNNNNNNNNNNNNNNNNNNNNNNNNNNNNNNNNNNNNNNNNNNNNNNNNNNNNNNNNNNNNNNNNNNNNNNNNNNN belongs to Vigna radiata var. radiata cultivar VC1973A unplaced genomic scaffold, Vradiata_ver6 scaffold_270, whole genome shotgun sequence and includes:
- the LOC106754815 gene encoding auxin-responsive protein IAA8, translated to MSPPLLVTEDEGQNNASMVASASSPTMECFTPHEARLKERNYLGLSDCSSVDSSTVPSLSGEKKNLNLKATELRLGLPGSQSPERDPDIFPLTSAKLDEKPLFPLLPTKDGIFTLSQKTVVSGNKRGFADTMNTEFPGNAGINMMLSPKPSGIQSTIVKEVSSKVLQERPAAENGTGLNHTGASISGSAPASKAQVVGWPPIRSFRKNSLATTSKNNDEVDGKPCPAALFVKVSMDGAPYLRKVDLRNYTTYQELSSALEKMFSCFTLGQCGSHGVPGREILSESKLKDLLHGSEYVLTYEDKDGDWMLVGDVPWDMFIDTCKRLKIMKGSDAIGLAPRAMEKSRSRS